GTGACGCTGGCCGGCGAAAAGCTGCACTACGAGGGGCCTCTGCTCGTTACGCACTGGGGCGTGAGTGGCCCGGCCGTGCTCAAACTCTCGGCCTGGGGGGCCCGGCGCCTGAGCGAGCTAAACTACACGGGCACGGCCCTCATCAATTGGCTGCCCGACCACACCGAGGACACGCTGCGGCCCTGGCTGCACAAGTTCCGGCAAGAAAACGGCCGCAAGGGCATTACCACCAACCCCCAGCTGGGCCTGCCCCAGCGCCTGTGGCGCACTTTGGCCGAGCAGGCCGGTATCGGCCCGGACCTGCGCTGGAGCGACCTGCCCGCCAAATCCCAAAACCGCTTGCTGGAGCTGCTGTTGCGCACTCCACTGGCCGTGCGCGGTAAAACCACGTACAAAGAAGAATTCGTGACTTGCGGCGGCATCTCCTTGGCCGACGTTGACTTGCAAACCATGCAAAGCCGCTGCGTACCCGGCCTCTATTTCGCCGGCGAAGTGCTAGACATCGACGGCATTACGGGAGGATTTAATTTTCAAGCGGCCTGGACAACTGGCTTTCTGGCCGGACTGGCCATGGCGAAACTTGGCAATATTGCCGCAGCTCCGGTGGCCGTGGCGGACGCTTGAGGGACCATAGCGTGGGCCTGGGGCACTAATTAATTTGCCCTTCACCTGCCAACAACTCCAATAAAAGGTCGGCTGTAACCTTCCCCGGGCTCCGGTAGTAAATAAGGGCATAGTTTCTCACCCTAGTATTTACTTTCCCCATGGAAGCCAAAGCCACCCAAGCCCTGCTCAACGAACTGGTTGAAACCCTGAAAGATGGCCAAAAAGGCTACGCCGACGCCATGACCGACGTGGAAGAGTCGTCGCTGAAAGACACTTTCAAGCACTTGGCCGTGCAGCGCGCCGGTTATATCACCGAGATTGAGGACCAGATGTTCAAGCTGGATCTGCACCCCAAAACCGACGAAGGTTCGTCCATCACCAGTACTGTGCACCGCGCTTGGATTGACCTGAAGTCGGCCCTGACCAGCAAGGATAACCACGCCGTACTGGCCGAGTGTGAGCGCGGCGAAGACTACGCCAAAAAAGCCTACGCAACGGCCCTGAAAGCCCAGGATTTGCCCAGCGCGCTAAAATCAGTGCTTGAGAAGCAGTCGCAGGGCATTAACGAGGCCCACGACAAGATCAAGTCGTTGCGCGATTCGTCAAAATAAGCTGCTTGTTGCCTTCGATAACGAAGGATCTATTACATATACATAGTCTAATGCCGCAGAGGCAGCAACGCTAATTATAGGCCAATAAAAAAGCCGCTCAATTGAGCGGCTTTTTTATTGGCCTATAATTAATTCTACTTAATATTTCACACTAATAAGAACCAGCAGGAGGCCTCAGCCAACCCGTCTAATCTACGGGCCGCCAAGGTCTTCTGGATTGCCTACTCGTCGAAACTTTCGGTGCGGGGCGGGCGGGCGTCGTTGTCACGGGCGCCGCCTTTGTTACCGTAGGGCTTGCTGCCGTAGGCTGGGCGGTCGCCGGCACCAGCGCGGTTGCCGTAGGGCTTGGGGCGGTCGCCGTAGGCCGGACGGTCACCGTAAGCAGGCCGGTCGCCGGTGCCAGCGCGGTTGCCGTAGCTGCTGCCGCCGTCGCGGTTGCCTTTGTAGCCACCGCCCGAACCGCCTTCGCGGCGCTCGCCGTAGCTGCCACCACCGCGGTTGCCGCCGAAGCTGCTGCCGCCGCGGTTGCCACCGAAGCCACCTTCGCGGCGCTCGCCACCACCAAAGCCGCCGCGGCGCTCGCCGCCGCCGAAGCTGCCGGGGCCCCGGGTGTTGCCCTCTTCCTTAGCCGCCGCGTCCTGCACGGGCGTGGCGATGCTGAAGCTCACTGGCTGGCCTTGGATGCTGCTGCGGCCCAGTTGGCCCACAATCTCGTCGGCAAACTCGCTGGGTACTTCTACGAAGCTGAACTTGTCGTAGAGGGCGATGTCGCCCACTTTGCCGCCTTGCAGGTTGGTGCTCTCCGAAATCAGGTCCACGATGTCGCGGGGGTGAATCCGGTCTTTCTTGCCCATCGAGATGAACAGGCGGGTGAAGCCCGTGCGCACCACCCCAGCTGTACGGCTGGCGTCGAGGCTTTGCTCGGCCCGCTTGTCTTCCTTCATGGTCATCTTCAGCAGCGCGGCAGCGATGTCTAGCGAGGTCATTTCCTCGCTCTGATCGAGCAGGCGCTGCACGCGGCCCACGTATTTCTCCAGGTTGCCCTTCTCCACAATCTCCTTGATCTGGTTCAGGAACAGCGTGGTTTTCACTTCCGACACGTCAGCAAACGACGGCACTTGCTCCAGTTTGATCTGGGCTTTGGTGAAGCGCATGATGTCGCGCAGCTTGTAGATGTCGCGGCCACTCACGAAGGTGAAGGCCTTGCCCGACTTGCCAGCACGGCCCGTGCGGCCGATGCGGTGCACGTAGTATTCTTCGTCGGCGGGCAGGTCGTAGTTGAACACGGCCTCCACGTTATCCACATCAATGCCGCGGGCGGCTACGTCGGTAGCCACTAGTACTTCCAGCGTGTTTTTGCGGAATTTATCGAGTGTGTTCTGGCGCTGCTGCTGGCCCATGTCGCCGTGCAGGCCTTCGGCAAAGTAGCCTTTGGCTTGCAGGTCGGCCACAATCTCGTCCACCATGCGCTTCGTGTTAGCGAATACGATGGTTGATTTCAGGTTGTACATGTCGAGGACGCGCGTGAGCACGTCCTTTTTCTGGGGGCCCCGCACCTCGAAGTAGCTCTGCTCGATGTTGGTCACCGTCATCGTCTGGTGGTTCACCTTCACTACCTGCGGGTCGCGCTGGTATTTCTTGGTCAACTCCATGATGGGCTTACTCATCGTGGCCGAGAAGAACACCGTCTGGCGGTCAGCTGGCATCTTGCTTAACACGAACTCGATGTCCTCGCGGAAGCCCATGTCGAGCATCTCGTCGGCTTCGTCGAGGATGATTTTTGTGGTCTTGTCGAGCTTCAGCGTGCCGCGCTCGATGTGGTCCATTACGCGGCCGGGGGTGCCGATGACGATTTGCACGCCGCGCTCCAGGGCCCGGAACTGGCGGTCGTAGCTGCTGCCGCCGTAAATCGGCACCACGGCCAGGCCGCGCTTGTATTTGCCCAGTTTCTGGATTTCGCCCGATACCTGCACCGCGAGTTCGCGGGTGGGGCAAAGCACGAGCACCTGCACATCGCGCGAATCGCCATCCACGCCCTCAATAGCGGGAATCGAGAAAGCGGCGGTTTTGCCAGTGCCTGTTTGGGCCTGGCCGATAACGTCTTTGCCGGCGAGTAGCACGGGGATGGCGGCGGCCTGGATGGCCGAAGCTTCCTCATAGCCCATCTCGGTGATGGCGCGCTGCACCTCGGCCGAGAGGTTCAGGTCTTCAAATTTCACTACGATCTTCTCCGCAGTTTTGTCTTGGGTTTTTTCGGGTTCCATAAGTTGGAAATAGAATGGGGAAAGAGACTACGCTCTGAAAACAGCCGATACAGCGACGTTTCCCCTCCTTCTACCTTCGACAAACAGGCGGGAAAAAACTAGCGGAAAAACTACGCGGCCAACGCGTTAACGCCAACTCCTGGCGGATGCGGACATGAGGCCATTCTCAAATGCGGGTGCAAAGATACGCAAAATTTGCAGCAATGCCTATTATTATTGTCCAAGATGTCCGGCAAGCCATGTTTTATTAAGCACGGGGGCTCAGCACAGTGGTGCATTGCTAGCTTTTTCTGGGCATTAGGGCCAGGCCAGTGGGCCTAGCGGCGCCAATTGAGTAAGTTGTTTGCCCTTGCCACTGTTCCGGTTGCCTTTACGGAGCCGGCAGTTCCCAATTCCACCTACGCCATGAAGCATTCGTTATTTTTTCTGGGCTGCTTGCTCGCCGGGGGTCCGGCCGCTCACGCCCAAGCCCCCGGACGTATCACGTAAAATCGCCGGACGGCAAACTCGACCTGACGGTGGCAACCGGCCCGGTGCTTACCTGGGCCGTGCAGCACGAGGCCACCCCAGTATTGGCGCCTTCTCCCCTGTCCCTGGCACTGGCGGGCGGCGAAGTGCTCGGCCCGGGGACTACGGTAGAAAGCGCCAAAACGGCGGCTGTCAACACGACCATCGCGGCACCGGTATACAGAAAGAGTCAGGTGGTAGACCGCTACAACCAGCTGACTATCTATCTCAAAGGTCGTTACGGCTTGGTGGTGCGTGCCTACGACGATGGGGTAGCGTACCGGTTTTTTACGCAGCGCAAGGGCCGCCTCACGGTGCAAAGCGAGGAAGCTGCCTTCAACTTTGCGCCTGGGGCCCCGGCTCTGCTGCCCTTTGTGCGCGACCTACAAGTGCCGACGGACCTATACATGTCGTCGTTTGAGAGCCTATACACGCCGCTAAAGCTAGCAGACATGGCGCAGGTGAAGGGTGAAACGCTGGCCTTTTTGCCCGCGCTAGTAGCCTTGGGCGATGGCAAGAAAGCGGTGCTGGTGGAATCCGACGTGGAAGACTACCCGGGCATGCTGCTGAAAAGCGGGGCCCCCAGGGGCCCCAGCTTGCGCGGCGACTTTGCCCGGTACCCAGCGGCCGAGCAGGCGGGCGGCTTCCACAACATGCAGCTGGTGGTGCCGCGCCGAGAAGCCTTTATTGCCCAAACCAAAGCCCGGCAAAGTGGCCTGGGACTGGTGGAACGACTGGAACCTCACGCACGTCGATTTTCAGGCCGGCATCAACACGCCTACTTAATAAGTACTACATCGACTTTGCCGCGGCCAACAAGCTCGAATACGTGATTCTGGACGAGGGCTGGTCCGACGAAACCGACATTTTGAAGGTGTCGCCAGCCGTCGATTTGGGGGCCTTGCTGGCCTACGGCAAGCAAAAAAACGTGGGCATTATTCTGTGGGCCAACTGGCGGGCAATCAGCGAGAAGATGGAAGGGGCCTACGCGCAGTACGCCGCGATGGGCGTGAAAGGCTTCAAGATTGACTTCCTCGACCGCGACGACCAGAAAATGATTGTCTCGTCGTGCGCGCTGGCCAAAAAAGCGGCCGACTACCACTTGCTGGTCGATTTCCACGGCATGCACAAGCCCGACGGCCCGATGCGTACTTACCCCAACGTGGTGAACTACGAGGGCGTGAAAGGCCTGGAAAACAGCAAGTGGACGCCCCAGGACGACGTGCCGCGCTACGATGCCACGCTGCCGTTCGTCCGCATGGTGGCCGGGCCGATGGACTACACCCCGGGGCCCTGCGCAACGCCACTAAGGCCGAGTTTCACCCCAGCCACTCCCTGCCCATGAGCCAGGGCACGCGCTGCCACCAGCTGGCGATGTACGTGGTGTTTGAGGCCCCCTCCAGATGCTGGCCGACAGCCCCAGCGCCTACGAAAAGGAGCCCAAGAGCACCGATTTCATTGCCCAGGCACCCACCACTTTCGACCAAACCGTGGCCCTGGACGGCAAAGTCGGCGAGTACGTGGCCCGCCGCAAAGGCGACACCTGGTACGCCGGGGCCCTGGGCAACTGGGAGCCCCGCGAGCTGACCCTGGACTGCTCATTTTTGGGCCCCGGGGCCTACGAAGCCGTAATTTTTCACGACGGCCTCAACGCTGGCCGCGACGCGACCGACTACCGGCGAGAGGTGGTGCGGGTGTCAGCAACGGATAAGCTCCGCATCAAGTTGAGTGGCGGCGGCGGCTGGGCCGCTCGCATCTACCCCGTGCGGTAGGTAAGTTTTAGGGCCCCGGGCCAGCCGCCGCGCTACTGGCCTGGGGCCTTAAAACTTGGGGGCAACGGGCACAAAAAAAGCCCGCCGGCGGCGAGCTTTTTTATCACAAAGCAAAAGCTGGAAACTAAACCAGCGACACTTTAACAGCGTTAGGGCCTTTTTTGCCCTG
This genomic stretch from Hymenobacter sp. PAMC 26628 harbors:
- a CDS encoding PA2169 family four-helix-bundle protein, translated to MEAKATQALLNELVETLKDGQKGYADAMTDVEESSLKDTFKHLAVQRAGYITEIEDQMFKLDLHPKTDEGSSITSTVHRAWIDLKSALTSKDNHAVLAECERGEDYAKKAYATALKAQDLPSALKSVLEKQSQGINEAHDKIKSLRDSSK
- a CDS encoding glycoside hydrolase family 97 C-terminal domain-containing protein, whose amino-acid sequence is MLADSPSAYEKEPKSTDFIAQAPTTFDQTVALDGKVGEYVARRKGDTWYAGALGNWEPRELTLDCSFLGPGAYEAVIFHDGLNAGRDATDYRREVVRVSATDKLRIKLSGGGGWAARIYPVR
- a CDS encoding glycoside hydrolase family 97 N-terminal domain-containing protein gives rise to the protein MATGPVLTWAVQHEATPVLAPSPLSLALAGGEVLGPGTTVESAKTAAVNTTIAAPVYRKSQVVDRYNQLTIYLKGRYGLVVRAYDDGVAYRFFTQRKGRLTVQSEEAAFNFAPGAPALLPFVRDLQVPTDLYMSSFESLYTPLKLADMAQVKGETLAFLPALVALGDGKKAVLVESDVEDYPGMLLKSGAPRGPSLRGDFARYPAAEQAGGFHNMQLVVPRREAFIAQTKARQSGLGLVERLEPHARRFSGRHQHAYLISTTSTLPRPTSSNT
- a CDS encoding DEAD/DEAH box helicase, whose product is MEPEKTQDKTAEKIVVKFEDLNLSAEVQRAITEMGYEEASAIQAAAIPVLLAGKDVIGQAQTGTGKTAAFSIPAIEGVDGDSRDVQVLVLCPTRELAVQVSGEIQKLGKYKRGLAVVPIYGGSSYDRQFRALERGVQIVIGTPGRVMDHIERGTLKLDKTTKIILDEADEMLDMGFREDIEFVLSKMPADRQTVFFSATMSKPIMELTKKYQRDPQVVKVNHQTMTVTNIEQSYFEVRGPQKKDVLTRVLDMYNLKSTIVFANTKRMVDEIVADLQAKGYFAEGLHGDMGQQQRQNTLDKFRKNTLEVLVATDVAARGIDVDNVEAVFNYDLPADEEYYVHRIGRTGRAGKSGKAFTFVSGRDIYKLRDIMRFTKAQIKLEQVPSFADVSEVKTTLFLNQIKEIVEKGNLEKYVGRVQRLLDQSEEMTSLDIAAALLKMTMKEDKRAEQSLDASRTAGVVRTGFTRLFISMGKKDRIHPRDIVDLISESTNLQGGKVGDIALYDKFSFVEVPSEFADEIVGQLGRSSIQGQPVSFSIATPVQDAAAKEEGNTRGPGSFGGGERRGGFGGGERREGGFGGNRGGSSFGGNRGGGSYGERREGGSGGGYKGNRDGGSSYGNRAGTGDRPAYGDRPAYGDRPKPYGNRAGAGDRPAYGSKPYGNKGGARDNDARPPRTESFDE
- a CDS encoding glycoside hydrolase family 97 catalytic domain-containing protein, with the translated sequence MILDEGWSDETDILKVSPAVDLGALLAYGKQKNVGIILWANWRAISEKMEGAYAQYAAMGVKGFKIDFLDRDDQKMIVSSCALAKKAADYHLLVDFHGMHKPDGPMRTYPNVVNYEGVKGLENSKWTPQDDVPRYDATLPFVRMVAGPMDYTPGPCATPLRPSFTPATPCP